GGGATTTGAGTGGTAATGCATTTTTATCACCACTTGTGTCTCCTGGTTCCTCTCATTTTACTTCCAGACCCAGCAGACACATGAAAGGAAACACACCATACGCAGTAGATCACCTGCTGGGTGTCAAAGAACATTGGCTATTCATTGTGTAGAAAATGGCGGCCGATGGTCTGTGGTCAGAGGCGATAGGCCACCAGCTGCTTTTAGCCATATGACAGCACAGTGTGTTTTGTCCTTTAGACAGCAATAGTATGTAGCCCCATTTTAAAACTGGAATATAGGGTGAAATAAAGATTTTTCTGCTCAATCCTGCAGAGAAACACTGTTTAAAGTCTTAGTTGTTTTCCCCCACAGACAGTAGGAAGACATTTTGGCTTTTTTTTCATCAAATAAAACCAAGGTAAAATATTCAAGAGGGATTTCACATGTCCTCTGGACTATGCACACTATCGAAATAAGCTTTAATTTCAGTGCAAAAAAGGAATTGAGAAAATGTCATAGCAGGTGTCCTTTGTCCTTTAGTGTCCTTTGTGTAGAAAAGAGAAAACATCACAAAACACGGGAATGATTTTCCTTTTCAGAGTACTTTGTCAATGTTTTACACATCTTGGAACATACCTCTCACCCGTGGCCACCTAGGAGCACACAGGAACTGACAAAACTGTACTGTCATCTGTACAAAAGATGAGCGAGTTCATCAACGTTCAAGCTAAAACGCTTCCAGATATGTGGAGGGGGATGTTAGCTAAACCACACTATGCTACACTAGCACCAGTCATCCTCTTCCTTCTCACGGAAACTCCCAGTCCCTCTGGGGCTGGAGCTTGAAACGGCATTGACCCCAAGAGTGGAAGAGTGAAGTGGTACCCGTTTGGGACCCCAGCCCGGCCTTGTGGGGcaggtgcagaggaaggctcagTAGCCCCATGGGATGCTGAGGCAGAGGTCCTGGGGGAGCGGCCACCTCCCCCTCCATGGGTGCTCACAGCGTCCTGGAAGTCATCAGGCTCCTCAGGGAGGCTGCGTGGAGGGGCACCCCGCAACTGGGGGCTCAGGTTGGGGTCTGAGCCGATGCGGGTGACGGGCACGGCGGGTGACTCCAACAGGGCGCTATGCTCCGAGAGGCCACGGCTGAGACTGGATTTGTGCCCCGTGGCACCAAACTGCACAGGTGAGGAGTTGGCGGTCTTGTAGGCCACGGCGGGGCGGGGGGTCAGGGGGGTCTGGGGGAGCTGTCTGCGCCCACGGCAGGATGGACTAGATCCAAAGGTTAGGACCACTTGGCTGCCTTTACTCATCCCGATACTC
The sequence above is drawn from the Salvelinus sp. IW2-2015 unplaced genomic scaffold, ASM291031v2 Un_scaffold9754, whole genome shotgun sequence genome and encodes:
- the LOC112079820 gene encoding voltage-dependent N-type calcium channel subunit alpha-1B-like — encoded protein: MLHQSLILCVCAPGSSVDPPVEGLTRERAREHDRGRPHERRHHSAAGETKRYYSCERYVGREHCHTKSAGPSRSTSPGETHDLGLFKQSIGMSKGSQVVLTFGSSPSCRGRRQLPQTPLTPRPAVAYKTANSSPVQFGATGHKSSLSRGLSEHSALLESPAVPVTRIGSDPNLSPQLRGAPPRSLPEEPDDFQDAVSTHGGGGGRSPRTSASASHGATEPSSAPAPQGRAGVPNGYHFTLPLLGSMPFQAPAPEGLGVSVRRKRMTGASVA